From the genome of Nocardia sp. NBC_01503, one region includes:
- a CDS encoding amino acid permease, producing the protein MTTVRPQELSETAVGLNDEDAGYHKVLRPRQLQMIAIGGAIGTGLFLGAGARLKDAGAGLFIAYAICGIFVFFILRALGELVLHRPSSGSFVSYAREFYGEKLAFGVGWMYFFHWCMTGIVDITAIATYVHYWGATKVIPQWTIALVALVIVVAINMVSVKWFGEMEFWAALIKVVALVGFLIIGLVFLVGRFKIQGEVTGPTVISGHGGLFPHGVIPLVLTTTGVVFAYAAVELVGTAAGEAENPEKIMPRAINSVIARIALFYVGSLVLLSLLLPYTDFKSGTSPFVTFFAKLGIHGAGSVMNLIVLTAAFSSLNAGLYSTGRILRSMSMNGSAPSMASRMTKGGVPYVGILATATVALLGVGLNAIVPQKAFEIVLNMSALGTIAAWGAILVCQLKLWQWSREGRVERPKFRLMGAPYTSIAALLFLVAVLGIMLFGRDATQRGAVIAMGVVVLPLMIIGWFLVRGRVAAIATMRQGYTGQFPVLAERPLEHRDPHLTTVLDEIQGEVTPGESRTR; encoded by the coding sequence ATGACAACCGTTCGACCACAAGAACTTTCGGAGACCGCCGTCGGCTTGAACGACGAGGACGCCGGGTACCACAAGGTGCTGCGCCCCCGGCAGTTGCAGATGATCGCCATCGGTGGCGCCATCGGCACCGGCCTGTTCCTCGGCGCGGGCGCCCGGCTCAAAGACGCCGGCGCGGGGCTGTTCATCGCCTACGCGATCTGCGGCATCTTCGTCTTCTTCATCCTGCGGGCGCTCGGAGAGCTCGTGCTGCACCGCCCGTCCTCGGGCTCGTTCGTCTCCTACGCGCGCGAATTCTATGGTGAGAAGCTGGCTTTCGGTGTCGGCTGGATGTACTTCTTCCACTGGTGTATGACCGGCATCGTCGACATCACCGCGATCGCCACCTACGTGCACTACTGGGGTGCGACCAAGGTGATCCCGCAGTGGACGATCGCGCTGGTGGCCCTGGTGATCGTGGTCGCGATCAATATGGTCTCGGTGAAGTGGTTCGGCGAGATGGAGTTCTGGGCGGCCCTGATCAAGGTGGTCGCGCTGGTCGGCTTCCTCATCATCGGACTCGTCTTCCTGGTGGGCCGCTTCAAGATTCAGGGCGAGGTCACCGGCCCCACGGTGATCTCCGGGCATGGCGGACTCTTCCCGCACGGCGTCATACCCTTGGTGCTCACCACAACCGGCGTCGTATTCGCTTATGCGGCAGTAGAACTCGTGGGCACTGCCGCCGGTGAGGCGGAGAACCCGGAGAAGATCATGCCGCGCGCGATCAACTCCGTCATCGCCCGCATCGCACTGTTCTATGTCGGCTCACTGGTATTGCTGTCGCTGCTGCTGCCGTACACCGACTTCAAATCCGGCACCAGCCCGTTCGTCACCTTCTTCGCCAAGCTCGGCATTCACGGCGCGGGCTCGGTCATGAACCTGATCGTGCTCACCGCCGCGTTCTCCAGCCTCAACGCCGGCCTCTACTCCACCGGCCGCATCCTGCGCTCGATGTCGATGAACGGCAGCGCTCCCAGCATGGCCTCGCGAATGACCAAGGGCGGCGTGCCCTACGTGGGCATTCTCGCCACCGCCACCGTCGCGCTGCTGGGTGTCGGACTCAACGCGATCGTGCCGCAGAAAGCGTTCGAGATCGTACTGAACATGTCGGCGCTGGGCACCATCGCGGCCTGGGGGGCGATCCTGGTCTGTCAGCTCAAGCTGTGGCAGTGGTCCCGGGAAGGCCGAGTCGAGCGCCCGAAGTTCCGGCTGATGGGCGCGCCCTACACCAGCATCGCGGCGCTGCTGTTCCTGGTGGCGGTGCTGGGCATCATGCTCTTCGGCCGTGACGCGACCCAGCGCGGTGCGGTGATCGCCATGGGCGTGGTGGTGCTGCCGCTGATGATCATCGGCTGGTTCCTGGTGCGCGGGCGCGTCGCGGCCATCGCGACCATGCGACAGGGCTACACCGGGCAGTTCCCGGTGCTGGCCGAGCGGCCCCTGGAACATCGGGACCCGCATCTGACCACCGTGCTCGACGAGATTCAGGGCGAAGTCACGCCCGGCGAGTCGCGAACGCGGTGA
- a CDS encoding serine/threonine-protein kinase, which translates to MKNVTQDNTEASDAIEGQPHSDRSGPVRQSPLRWGLRLVSMPAVPPVEPEAAVLTKLEVPEAKRFCWKCRRPVGRHDDHGPGAIQGACGHCRESFSFRPALRDGDVVADQYEIRGCLAYGGIGWVFLARDRHVGGRWVVLKGLQNPRDIEAHVAALAERQFLSEVIHPAIVKIFNFVTHRTADGVSAGYIVMEYIGGRSLGAMLEQQAREPLPVAQAITYLLEILPALDYLHSLGLAYNDLKPDNIMVSQDEVKLIDLGAVAALRSGGSLYGTPGYQAPEVPRTGPTVASDIYTVGRTLAALTLPGGSRWRTTEDEPILRRHPAFAKLLRRATDADPAKRFPSASVMYRQLGGVLRMVLARDTGTDHRQISTTFGAPRTDFGVDALLGGRDAVAGHPPRLDAAELAAALPIPMIDPEEPSFEFLSAQLQADPGHALEGLRISRTAVRKGLIELPDSFELESALIETRAYLDIGSVRVAREILDRLRDEHANDWRIDWYDGLADVVSGELEKAYARFELVAAMVPGELAPPLALAATAELLAQADPDPRRRARWSRSATDDYRSVWRTDRTMVTAAFGLARQQLGAGDTAAAIDTLRQVQPAARNYDAARMTLSLLLVSRTPAQLTQAQLDEAAERLRGLPRERRALELRSAVLESALRWFCAGGRPGTPDDTILGHLYTERGLRKGLESALRAVAHATPDRFDRFALVDRANAVRPRSWI; encoded by the coding sequence ATGAAGAACGTAACGCAGGACAACACCGAGGCCTCCGATGCTATTGAGGGGCAGCCGCATTCGGACCGATCCGGGCCTGTCCGGCAAAGTCCGCTGCGCTGGGGCTTGCGCCTGGTCTCGATGCCCGCCGTGCCGCCCGTCGAACCCGAAGCCGCGGTGCTGACGAAACTCGAAGTGCCCGAGGCCAAACGTTTCTGCTGGAAGTGCCGCAGGCCCGTCGGTCGCCATGACGATCACGGGCCGGGCGCGATCCAGGGCGCCTGCGGGCACTGCCGGGAATCGTTCAGTTTCCGCCCGGCGCTGCGGGACGGCGATGTGGTCGCCGACCAGTACGAAATCCGGGGTTGCCTGGCCTACGGCGGGATCGGCTGGGTGTTCCTGGCTCGTGACCGCCATGTCGGGGGGCGCTGGGTGGTGCTCAAGGGCCTGCAGAACCCGCGAGACATCGAGGCGCATGTGGCGGCGCTGGCCGAACGGCAATTTCTCTCCGAGGTGATCCATCCGGCCATCGTCAAGATCTTCAACTTCGTCACGCACCGCACCGCCGACGGCGTCTCCGCCGGATACATCGTGATGGAGTACATCGGCGGCAGATCGCTGGGCGCCATGCTCGAACAGCAAGCGCGCGAACCACTTCCGGTAGCGCAGGCCATCACGTACCTGCTCGAGATCCTGCCGGCTCTCGACTACCTGCACTCGCTCGGGCTCGCCTATAACGACCTGAAACCGGACAACATCATGGTGAGCCAGGATGAGGTCAAACTCATCGACCTGGGGGCGGTGGCGGCGCTGCGCTCCGGCGGCAGCTTGTACGGCACACCGGGTTATCAGGCGCCCGAAGTGCCCCGGACCGGTCCCACGGTGGCCTCGGACATCTACACCGTCGGCCGCACCCTGGCCGCGCTCACCCTGCCCGGCGGATCCCGTTGGCGCACAACCGAAGACGAGCCCATTCTGCGACGACATCCAGCCTTCGCGAAACTGCTGCGCCGGGCGACCGACGCGGATCCGGCCAAGCGGTTCCCCTCCGCTTCGGTCATGTACCGCCAGCTCGGCGGCGTATTGCGAATGGTGCTCGCGCGTGACACCGGTACGGACCATCGGCAGATATCGACCACCTTCGGCGCCCCGCGCACCGATTTCGGCGTCGACGCGCTGCTCGGCGGGCGGGACGCCGTGGCCGGACACCCACCCCGCCTGGACGCGGCCGAACTCGCCGCGGCCCTGCCGATTCCCATGATCGATCCGGAGGAACCCAGCTTCGAATTCCTCTCCGCTCAACTGCAAGCCGACCCGGGCCACGCCCTGGAGGGATTGCGGATCAGCCGAACGGCGGTGCGCAAGGGCCTGATCGAACTGCCCGACTCCTTCGAGTTGGAGAGCGCGCTCATCGAGACCAGGGCTTACCTGGACATCGGCTCCGTGCGCGTGGCGCGCGAGATACTGGACCGGCTGCGGGACGAACATGCCAACGATTGGCGGATCGACTGGTATGACGGCCTGGCCGATGTGGTCTCCGGCGAACTCGAAAAAGCCTATGCGCGTTTCGAACTCGTCGCCGCCATGGTGCCGGGCGAACTCGCGCCGCCGCTGGCGCTCGCGGCCACCGCCGAACTATTGGCGCAGGCCGATCCGGATCCGCGCCGCCGCGCACGCTGGTCGCGGTCGGCCACCGACGACTACCGGAGCGTATGGCGGACCGATCGCACCATGGTCACCGCGGCATTCGGACTGGCCAGGCAACAGCTCGGCGCGGGCGATACCGCGGCGGCGATCGACACGCTGCGGCAGGTGCAACCCGCCGCACGGAATTACGACGCCGCGCGCATGACCCTCAGCCTGCTGCTGGTGTCACGGACACCGGCGCAACTGACCCAGGCCCAGTTGGACGAAGCGGCGGAACGGCTGCGCGGCCTGCCACGGGAGCGCCGCGCCCTCGAATTGCGTTCCGCCGTACTGGAGAGCGCACTGCGCTGGTTCTGCGCCGGTGGCCGGCCCGGTACGCCGGACGACACCATTCTCGGCCATCTCTACACCGAACGCGGGCTGCGCAAGGGACTGGAGTCGGCCCTGCGGGCCGTCGCGCACGCGACGCCGGACCGCTTCGACCGCTTCGCGCTGGTGGATCGCGCCAATGCGGTGCGCCCGCGCTCGTGGATATGA
- a CDS encoding MerR family transcriptional regulator — MAVDAGLTISDLAEQAGLTVRTLRDYNERGLLPPPKMKGRTGFYGEEHLNRVRIVERLLERGITLNGVRGLLEAWDRGEDLADVLGVAATTTTPPARQETAGDGLVTAIALAERFHEIPDGLARAVMAGLYEPVDPNTYRATDPELVELFDELIEAGMPITRALDEVEQLRTDCDHIARQFTDIFLRTTIRSFRRSDRGERDVGELTAQLTAARARPGRVAAGVIDRFVERYLGSVVGRELADVFPDGA; from the coding sequence ATGGCGGTGGATGCGGGGCTCACGATCAGCGACCTGGCCGAGCAGGCGGGCCTGACGGTCCGAACGCTGCGCGACTACAACGAGCGTGGTCTGCTGCCGCCACCGAAGATGAAGGGCCGCACCGGTTTCTACGGTGAGGAGCATCTGAATCGGGTCCGCATCGTAGAACGGCTACTCGAGCGCGGCATCACCCTGAACGGCGTACGCGGCCTGCTCGAGGCCTGGGACCGCGGCGAGGATCTCGCCGACGTGCTGGGCGTGGCCGCCACCACGACCACTCCCCCGGCACGACAGGAGACCGCGGGCGACGGACTCGTCACCGCCATCGCGCTCGCCGAACGGTTCCACGAGATTCCCGACGGTCTCGCCCGCGCGGTCATGGCCGGGCTCTACGAGCCGGTGGATCCGAACACCTACCGCGCCACCGATCCCGAACTGGTCGAACTCTTCGACGAGCTGATCGAGGCCGGCATGCCGATCACTCGCGCCCTCGACGAGGTCGAACAGCTGCGCACCGACTGCGATCACATCGCGCGGCAATTCACGGATATCTTCCTGCGCACCACGATTCGAAGCTTTCGGCGGTCCGATCGCGGCGAGCGGGATGTCGGCGAGCTGACCGCCCAGCTGACCGCGGCCCGGGCGCGCCCCGGCCGGGTCGCGGCCGGCGTGATCGACCGCTTCGTCGAGCGGTACCTCGGCTCGGTGGTCGGGCGGGAACTCGCGGACGTCTTCCCCGACGGCGCGTAA
- a CDS encoding MFS transporter: MTLDAERSRRITAPDRAGALPGPGRERLAVLLVLCGTGFLLTEDVSLHSIAVPTLLQQLGDRPNLHIAQWSPKVYMLAFAALLMAGGTLSDRFGAKRFLVGGYLLYLAGAVVHLALPSTALPLALARVVMGAAVALIIPATLSILSAVSGSALQRARAITLWAGCCAAGVTVVPLVTGLLLNNVLWPKVMAAIGITAVALLIGVIALVPKVPADPDSECDWPSTITITFGTGLVAFALMQAPDWGWLAPWVAGPMTAGIVLCVVSAIIRCGGQLPYDCLITADARLRPAMFALAVGVSALCGTVFLAVQYLQAVRGHAPIVAGTLIFLPSCAATVLGAKLGSLVQRSYGVTAALTIGLTAILDGLAIGLTADAAGDLGSIVLMVTVASVGFGMVMSVGLDLMSAALPLSNYGTAWAATETMVQIGGLVGLALVGSLVDRGYHDRLRLPSALITAEGATVTRDSLGKGVAAAASAGTSLADAVQNAFLAGYRHGLLALIVVVATVMVAILAAAARSKSRRGAAPLRR; the protein is encoded by the coding sequence ATGACACTCGACGCCGAGCGTTCCCGGCGCATCACGGCACCGGACCGGGCCGGTGCACTGCCCGGTCCGGGCCGAGAACGCCTAGCCGTTCTATTGGTGTTGTGCGGCACCGGTTTTCTCCTCACCGAAGACGTCTCGCTGCACAGCATCGCGGTGCCCACCCTGCTGCAGCAGTTGGGTGACCGGCCCAACCTGCATATCGCGCAGTGGAGTCCGAAGGTGTACATGCTGGCCTTCGCCGCGCTACTCATGGCCGGTGGCACCCTCTCGGATCGGTTCGGCGCCAAGCGTTTTCTGGTAGGCGGCTATCTGCTCTACCTCGCCGGAGCCGTGGTACACCTGGCGCTGCCGTCCACGGCGCTGCCGCTGGCCCTGGCCAGGGTGGTGATGGGCGCCGCGGTCGCGCTGATCATTCCGGCCACCCTTTCGATCCTGTCGGCCGTCAGCGGCTCGGCACTTCAGCGGGCCCGGGCCATTACCCTCTGGGCGGGGTGCTGCGCGGCCGGCGTGACCGTCGTGCCGCTGGTCACGGGCCTGCTGCTGAACAATGTGCTGTGGCCCAAGGTGATGGCCGCGATCGGGATCACCGCCGTCGCGCTGCTGATCGGGGTTATCGCACTCGTCCCGAAGGTGCCGGCGGACCCGGACTCCGAATGCGATTGGCCGTCCACGATCACCATCACCTTCGGTACCGGGCTGGTGGCCTTCGCCCTCATGCAGGCGCCGGACTGGGGCTGGCTCGCCCCCTGGGTCGCCGGGCCGATGACGGCCGGCATCGTGCTCTGCGTGGTCTCGGCGATCATCCGGTGCGGCGGTCAGCTGCCCTACGACTGCCTGATCACCGCGGACGCTCGGCTCCGACCGGCCATGTTCGCACTGGCCGTGGGGGTTTCGGCGCTGTGCGGCACCGTCTTCTTGGCCGTTCAGTATCTCCAGGCGGTGCGCGGCCACGCGCCGATCGTCGCCGGCACGCTCATCTTCCTGCCGTCCTGCGCGGCGACCGTGCTGGGGGCGAAACTGGGATCGCTGGTACAGCGGTCCTACGGCGTCACCGCGGCCCTCACCATCGGTCTGACCGCGATCCTGGACGGCCTGGCCATCGGTCTCACCGCCGACGCGGCGGGTGATCTGGGCTCGATCGTGCTGATGGTGACCGTGGCGAGCGTGGGTTTCGGCATGGTGATGAGCGTCGGCCTCGACCTCATGAGCGCCGCACTGCCGCTGTCGAACTACGGAACCGCCTGGGCGGCAACGGAAACCATGGTGCAAATCGGCGGGCTGGTGGGCCTGGCCCTGGTCGGCAGCCTCGTCGACCGCGGCTATCACGATCGTCTGCGGCTGCCCAGCGCCCTCATCACCGCCGAGGGCGCCACCGTTACCCGCGATTCGCTCGGCAAAGGCGTCGCGGCGGCGGCTTCGGCCGGTACTTCGCTCGCCGACGCCGTGCAGAACGCCTTTCTGGCCGGGTACCGGCACGGGTTGCTGGCCCTTATCGTCGTGGTCGCCACGGTGATGGTCGCCATACTGGCGGCGGCTGCCCGCTCGAAGTCGCGCCGCGGAGCCGCGCCACTGCGCAGATAG
- a CDS encoding aspartate ammonia-lyase, whose translation MPTELRIERDSIGELTVPARAYYGVHTARAMANFRITGSAMGSYPALISALAAVKQAACQANRDLGLLDAERASAIVSACIEIRGGAFLDQFPIDPIQGGAGTSSNMNANEVIANRALELLGFAPGEYAELDPLTHVNLGQSTNDVYPTAIKLCLVTYIRELVGALGRLAESFDRKAIEFADVIKMGRTQLQDAVPMSLGQEFGTYATMVREDRERLGEGALLLLECNLGGTAIGTGINGHPDYAALACRYLREISGEPMSLAANPIEATQDCGAFVQVSGILKRVAVKLSKVCNDLRLTSSGPLAGLHEINLPAAQAGSSIMPGKVNPVIPELVNQVAFEVIGNDLTVTMAAEAGQLQLNAFEPVIVFSLLKTLTHLTAAADTLATECVDGITANRARLREGVRNSIGIVTALSPQLGYAACARVAKQALATGDSVADIVVAEGALTRSQVEELLSPRRLAGLPPIPETSVSQVG comes from the coding sequence ATGCCCACCGAGCTGCGAATCGAACGGGACTCGATCGGCGAGCTGACCGTTCCGGCTCGTGCGTACTACGGCGTGCACACCGCTCGTGCGATGGCGAACTTTCGGATCACCGGATCGGCGATGGGCAGCTATCCGGCCTTGATCTCCGCCCTGGCCGCAGTGAAACAGGCTGCCTGCCAAGCCAATCGCGATCTCGGACTGCTGGACGCGGAGCGGGCGAGCGCCATCGTATCGGCCTGTATCGAGATTCGGGGCGGTGCGTTCCTCGACCAATTTCCGATCGATCCCATTCAGGGCGGCGCCGGCACCTCGTCGAATATGAACGCCAACGAGGTGATCGCCAATCGCGCACTGGAACTCCTCGGCTTCGCGCCGGGTGAATACGCCGAACTCGATCCACTGACCCATGTCAATCTCGGCCAGTCGACCAATGACGTCTACCCCACCGCGATCAAACTCTGCCTGGTCACCTACATTCGCGAGCTGGTCGGCGCGCTCGGCAGGCTGGCGGAATCCTTCGACCGCAAGGCGATCGAGTTCGCCGATGTGATCAAGATGGGGCGCACCCAATTACAGGACGCCGTGCCGATGAGCCTCGGACAGGAGTTCGGCACCTACGCCACCATGGTCCGCGAGGATCGCGAACGGCTCGGCGAGGGCGCGCTGCTGCTGCTCGAATGCAACCTCGGCGGCACCGCGATCGGCACCGGCATCAACGGGCACCCCGATTACGCGGCGCTGGCCTGCCGCTATCTGCGAGAGATCTCCGGCGAGCCGATGTCGCTGGCGGCCAACCCGATCGAAGCCACCCAGGATTGCGGCGCCTTCGTGCAGGTGTCGGGGATTCTCAAGCGGGTGGCGGTGAAACTCTCCAAGGTCTGCAACGACCTGCGGTTGACCTCCTCCGGTCCGCTCGCCGGTCTACACGAGATCAATCTGCCTGCCGCGCAGGCGGGTTCGTCGATCATGCCCGGCAAGGTCAATCCGGTCATCCCCGAACTCGTCAATCAGGTGGCGTTCGAGGTGATCGGAAACGATCTGACCGTCACCATGGCGGCCGAGGCCGGTCAGCTCCAACTCAACGCCTTCGAACCGGTTATCGTCTTCAGCCTGCTCAAGACGCTCACCCACCTCACGGCCGCGGCCGACACCCTCGCCACCGAATGCGTCGACGGAATCACCGCCAACCGCGCGCGGCTGCGCGAGGGCGTGCGGAATTCGATCGGCATCGTCACCGCGTTGTCGCCGCAGCTCGGGTACGCGGCCTGCGCGCGGGTGGCCAAACAGGCGCTCGCCACCGGTGACTCGGTCGCGGACATCGTGGTGGCCGAAGGAGCACTGACCAGATCGCAGGTCGAGGAGTTGCTGTCACCTCGCCGGCTGGCGGGATTGCCGCCTATCCCCGAGACTTCCGTTAGCCAGGTCGGGTAG
- a CDS encoding YbaB/EbfC family nucleoid-associated protein, translating into MDDEFASAVGDFKKQVAEVARVRAECAQLMGTGTAERRRVRVTVNADGIAIDIKFAADIGDLSYDEIAAAVTAASRSAVVEVAQRRKELMAPIAAQATAAPKMEDILAAVDSLRDQLS; encoded by the coding sequence ATGGATGACGAATTCGCCAGCGCGGTAGGTGATTTCAAGAAGCAGGTCGCCGAAGTGGCGCGGGTGCGAGCCGAATGCGCGCAGCTCATGGGTACCGGCACGGCTGAACGCCGCCGAGTGCGGGTCACCGTGAATGCCGACGGTATCGCCATCGACATCAAATTCGCCGCCGATATCGGTGACCTGAGCTACGACGAGATCGCCGCCGCGGTCACCGCGGCCTCCCGCTCCGCCGTGGTCGAGGTCGCCCAGCGCAGGAAGGAACTGATGGCCCCCATTGCCGCACAGGCCACCGCCGCCCCGAAAATGGAGGACATCCTCGCCGCGGTCGATTCGTTGCGGGACCAGCTCAGCTGA
- a CDS encoding WXG100-like domain-containing protein — protein sequence MSLEWPPDLRFLTYIVGQAWPDGDEDRMFAMAQGWLDAATDLEAQVIPLVRAGEALALTGYESGTGRTAIATELGKLSTGDNSIERLAKDFRETGASTRHAATTIEETKLMIILSATMLAAQIAGAWLWPPTAPAVEAAAIGATRAAVYRIGNRALAALAEIPHIGEYLAGAFRYLPRLADEPGRISRLVAQPATALASRATPRLTQMLVDAGFRETTALTLAELPADTVKFLIEKAVNNTIWAGGLDIMVQEIQIGKGHRDGLDGKEIGMSIAASTGGWYAGALVATNLGKFGGKLLTGWGKDPTAGVWGAGLGVLSGTVPTMVSTLVGGGIAELFTGTFDPRIGLIGAVSSNSLIGMQRGYIGMLGREPAATRFDEPALPTSRAALEHTPEPVSAPRSAPLPGEEHIPAGEQPNPGGRAAAARTDAPAEPIKSSSQLLEEIRQRDAPGYRGARADDRSAARSGENPAESGGSNDARAARNAHTNEQRALVRDLTTTRREVLNAELEHVRARARAAATPTPEAHTAVTRAQQRLDTAVAADAATRTNIQAGLAADNAGAGGNAGHSTGGDEAPAHPGPVPRHRDDAERATAGGSSADDTARRDADAATGNELGTPSGEPAPHASDDTVPHPGDEPAQRNGVQHTDDGTAQHSGDEPVSHADSDTGHAGGQPVAHRNDEPAHGGRDEQVGGISQVAEGPKVTAVRNKLAAADDRLAELRTATGDSARAYTRADRRGLSALNEHRAAEREALAAAKATRDATKAELVTARADHDGAPAEQRAAARARVTDLEQTLRTHERDVADQTARLALTDHELGMTRGNLEKAVAQQDRAMAAAENALTELDDANRAAAADRERPHSEPGRSPAPGDHTSEAGEHPRAPHPDAWERLQGEIRQHRAELDRMRVERDDLLLRSGIAESRLRAQLAELDNSIRSERTLLDGGYMSGKPKPRKRPLEHGMPDQFTALRPPNHDFWRTGGIDEQPKPNPQPVPPGHHPHRPRPPHHGHPPHRPHP from the coding sequence ATGTCGCTGGAGTGGCCGCCGGATCTGCGGTTTCTGACCTATATCGTGGGACAGGCCTGGCCGGACGGCGATGAGGACCGCATGTTCGCGATGGCCCAGGGCTGGCTGGACGCCGCGACCGATCTCGAAGCGCAGGTCATTCCCCTGGTGCGGGCGGGAGAAGCGCTGGCCCTGACCGGATACGAATCCGGCACGGGCCGTACGGCGATCGCCACCGAGCTCGGCAAGCTCAGCACCGGCGACAACTCGATCGAACGGCTGGCCAAGGACTTCCGGGAGACCGGCGCCTCCACCCGGCACGCGGCGACCACGATCGAAGAAACCAAGCTGATGATCATCCTGTCGGCCACCATGCTGGCCGCGCAGATCGCGGGCGCGTGGCTGTGGCCACCGACCGCGCCGGCGGTGGAGGCGGCCGCGATCGGTGCGACCCGAGCGGCGGTCTACCGCATCGGCAATCGCGCGCTGGCGGCCCTCGCGGAGATTCCGCATATCGGCGAATATCTGGCCGGCGCATTCCGGTACCTCCCGCGATTGGCGGATGAGCCCGGGCGAATCTCACGATTGGTCGCGCAACCGGCCACCGCACTCGCGTCGAGAGCAACACCGCGATTGACCCAGATGCTGGTTGACGCGGGATTCCGCGAAACCACTGCGCTGACCCTCGCGGAATTGCCCGCCGACACCGTCAAATTTCTCATCGAGAAAGCCGTCAACAATACGATCTGGGCCGGTGGTCTCGACATCATGGTCCAGGAGATACAGATCGGGAAGGGCCACCGCGACGGGCTCGACGGCAAGGAGATCGGCATGTCGATCGCCGCCTCCACCGGCGGCTGGTATGCCGGAGCGCTGGTCGCCACCAATCTGGGAAAATTCGGCGGCAAGCTGCTGACCGGCTGGGGCAAGGACCCCACCGCCGGGGTGTGGGGTGCCGGGCTCGGCGTGCTCTCCGGCACGGTTCCGACCATGGTCAGCACCCTGGTGGGCGGCGGAATCGCCGAATTGTTCACCGGCACTTTCGATCCGAGGATCGGACTGATCGGCGCGGTCTCCAGCAACTCGCTCATCGGCATGCAGCGCGGCTATATCGGCATGCTCGGGCGGGAGCCGGCGGCGACCCGCTTCGACGAACCGGCCCTGCCCACGAGCCGGGCCGCACTGGAGCACACCCCGGAACCGGTCAGCGCGCCGAGGTCGGCGCCGCTACCGGGCGAAGAGCACATTCCGGCGGGCGAGCAGCCGAATCCGGGCGGCCGGGCGGCGGCGGCCCGGACCGACGCCCCGGCCGAACCGATCAAATCCTCATCGCAGCTGTTGGAGGAGATCCGGCAGCGGGACGCGCCGGGATATCGCGGTGCCCGCGCCGACGATCGCTCCGCCGCTCGTTCAGGTGAGAATCCCGCTGAGAGCGGCGGATCGAACGATGCCCGCGCCGCGCGCAACGCGCACACCAACGAGCAGCGCGCGCTGGTTCGCGACCTCACCACCACCCGGCGCGAGGTGCTCAACGCCGAACTCGAGCATGTGCGAGCCCGAGCCCGCGCGGCGGCCACACCGACCCCGGAGGCTCATACCGCCGTCACCCGAGCGCAGCAGCGGCTGGATACCGCCGTCGCCGCCGATGCGGCGACCCGCACGAATATCCAGGCCGGATTGGCGGCCGATAACGCGGGTGCGGGCGGCAATGCCGGTCATAGCACCGGAGGTGACGAGGCTCCGGCCCACCCCGGCCCGGTGCCGCGGCACCGCGACGACGCCGAAAGAGCCACCGCGGGCGGAAGTTCGGCCGATGACACGGCGCGGCGGGATGCCGACGCGGCCACCGGCAACGAACTCGGCACACCCTCCGGCGAACCCGCTCCGCATGCCAGCGATGACACGGTCCCGCACCCCGGCGACGAACCCGCCCAGCGCAACGGCGTCCAGCACACCGATGACGGCACCGCCCAGCACTCCGGCGATGAACCCGTATCGCACGCCGATTCCGACACCGGGCACGCCGGCGGACAACCGGTCGCGCACCGGAACGATGAACCGGCGCATGGCGGCCGGGACGAGCAGGTCGGCGGTATATCGCAGGTGGCGGAGGGCCCGAAGGTGACGGCGGTCCGAAACAAGCTCGCCGCGGCCGATGATCGTCTCGCCGAACTGCGAACCGCGACCGGCGATTCCGCGCGGGCCTATACCCGCGCGGACCGCCGGGGCCTGAGTGCGCTCAACGAGCATCGCGCGGCGGAGCGGGAAGCCTTGGCCGCCGCGAAAGCCACTCGCGACGCCACCAAAGCCGAGTTGGTCACCGCACGGGCCGACCACGATGGAGCACCCGCCGAGCAGCGCGCCGCGGCCCGAGCCAGAGTCACCGACCTCGAACAGACCCTGCGGACCCATGAACGAGACGTCGCCGACCAGACGGCTCGGCTCGCGCTCACGGACCATGAGTTGGGCATGACCCGCGGAAACCTGGAAAAGGCTGTCGCCCAACAGGATCGGGCGATGGCCGCCGCGGAGAACGCCCTGACCGAACTGGACGACGCGAACCGGGCGGCCGCGGCCGACCGCGAACGGCCGCACTCCGAACCCGGCCGGTCCCCCGCGCCGGGCGACCATACCTCCGAGGCCGGGGAGCACCCGCGGGCCCCGCACCCCGACGCATGGGAACGACTCCAGGGCGAAATCCGCCAGCACCGAGCCGAACTCGACAGAATGCGAGTCGAACGCGATGACCTGCTACTGAGATCCGGCATCGCCGAAAGCAGGTTGCGCGCACAACTCGCCGAACTCGACAACAGCATCCGATCCGAGCGCACCCTCCTCGACGGCGGCTATATGAGCGGCAAACCCAAACCCCGCAAACGCCCTCTCGAGCACGGCATGCCGGACCAGTTCACCGCACTACGACCGCCGAACCACGACTTCTGGCGCACAGGGGGAATCGATGAACAGCCCAAGCCCAACCCCCAACCCGTCCCGCCCGGACATCACCCACACCGACCCCGCCCGCCACACCACGGACACCCACCGCACCGGCCCCACCCGTGA